A stretch of the Mycolicibacterium celeriflavum genome encodes the following:
- the ileS gene encoding isoleucine--tRNA ligase, which translates to MTAYPRPAAGAPNFPALEVEVLQYWDADDTFHASIARRDDAPEYVFYDGPPFANGLPHYGHLLTGYVKDIVPRYRTMRGYKVERRFGWDTHGLPAELEVQRQLGITDKAQIEEMGIEKFNNACRASVLRYTNEWRAYVTRQARWVDFDNDYKTLEPDFMESVIWAFKQLWDKGLAYEGNRVLPYCWNDETPLSSHELRMDDDVYQSRQDPAITVGFKIDGGPLAGAYLLIWTTTPWTLPSNQAVAVNPDVTYVQVQAPDGRRYVLAEARMPAYARELGEEPEVLGTYSGRELLDTRYLPPFPYFSDALNSFRVLPADFVSTEDGTGIVHMSPAYGEDDMLTARAAGIEAVTPVDSRGRFDATVPDYAGQQVFDANPQIIRDLKNGAGPAAANGAVLLRHETYEHSYPHCWRCRNPLIYRAVSSWFIKVTEFRDRMVELNQQITWYPEHVKDGQFGKWLAGARDWSISRNRYWGTPIPVWKSDDPAYPRVDVYGSLDELERDFGVRPTDLHRPYIDELTRPNPDDPTGKSTMRRIEDIFDVWFDSGSMPYAQVHYPFENQKWFDSHFPGDFIVEYIGQTRGWFYTLHILATALFDKPAFKTCVAHGIVLGNDGQKMSKSLRNYPDVTEVFDRDGSDAMRWFLMASPILRGGNLIVTEQGIRDGVRQVLLPLWNAYTFLALYAPKKGTWRTDSKHVLDRYILAKLAVLRDDLTASLDVCDISGACDQLRQFTEALTNWYVRRSRSRFWEEDPDAIDTLHTVLEVTGRLAAPLLPLITEVIWRGVTGERSVHLTDWPEAGLLPKDARLVADMDLVREVASTGSSLRKAKKLRVRLPLPKLTVAVDSPLRLDPYRDLIADELNVRAVELTDDIAAFGRFELTVNAKVAGPRLGKDVQAAIKAVKSGEAVVNTDGTLTAGPAVLQPEEYSSRLVAADPEWTAALPDGAGLVVLDGTVTEELEAEGWARDLIREFQEARRRFGLDIGDRIELELAVPDYPAGWRDELADLISNELLAVHFRIDRDSNLRLGTRDGEWMTGSVGRGYPFRLRRVDHRTT; encoded by the coding sequence GTGACCGCTTACCCGAGGCCGGCGGCCGGCGCGCCCAACTTCCCCGCGCTCGAAGTCGAGGTCTTGCAGTACTGGGACGCCGACGACACCTTCCATGCCAGCATCGCGCGTCGCGACGATGCCCCGGAGTACGTCTTCTACGACGGTCCGCCGTTCGCCAACGGGCTGCCTCACTACGGGCACCTACTCACCGGCTATGTCAAGGACATCGTGCCGCGGTACCGCACCATGCGTGGTTACAAGGTGGAGCGCCGGTTCGGCTGGGACACCCACGGCCTGCCCGCCGAACTCGAGGTCCAGCGCCAACTCGGCATCACCGACAAGGCGCAGATCGAGGAGATGGGCATCGAGAAGTTCAACAACGCCTGCCGCGCCTCGGTGCTCAGATACACCAACGAATGGCGCGCCTACGTGACCCGGCAGGCGCGCTGGGTGGACTTCGACAACGACTACAAGACGCTCGAGCCCGACTTCATGGAATCGGTGATCTGGGCTTTCAAGCAGTTGTGGGACAAGGGCCTGGCATATGAGGGCAACCGCGTGCTGCCGTATTGCTGGAACGACGAGACCCCGCTGTCCAGCCATGAGCTGCGGATGGACGACGACGTCTACCAGAGCAGGCAGGACCCCGCGATCACCGTGGGCTTCAAGATCGACGGCGGCCCCCTGGCGGGTGCGTACCTGCTGATCTGGACGACGACCCCGTGGACGCTGCCGTCCAACCAGGCGGTCGCGGTCAATCCCGACGTCACCTACGTGCAGGTCCAGGCACCTGACGGGCGGCGCTATGTGCTCGCCGAGGCCCGGATGCCCGCCTACGCGCGCGAACTCGGCGAGGAGCCGGAGGTGCTCGGCACCTACTCCGGACGGGAATTGCTCGATACGCGGTACCTTCCGCCGTTCCCGTATTTCTCCGACGCCCTGAACTCTTTTCGCGTGCTGCCCGCCGACTTCGTCAGCACCGAGGACGGCACCGGCATCGTGCACATGTCGCCCGCCTACGGCGAGGACGACATGCTCACCGCCCGGGCCGCGGGCATCGAAGCCGTCACGCCGGTCGACTCGAGGGGTCGATTCGACGCAACCGTGCCGGATTACGCCGGCCAGCAGGTGTTCGACGCCAACCCGCAGATCATCCGGGACCTGAAGAACGGCGCCGGTCCCGCGGCCGCAAACGGCGCGGTGCTGCTGCGCCACGAAACCTACGAACACTCCTATCCGCACTGCTGGCGGTGCCGCAATCCGCTGATCTACCGCGCGGTGTCGTCGTGGTTCATCAAGGTCACCGAATTTCGCGACCGCATGGTCGAGTTGAACCAACAGATCACCTGGTATCCGGAACACGTCAAGGACGGACAGTTCGGCAAGTGGCTGGCCGGCGCCCGCGACTGGTCGATCTCACGAAATCGCTACTGGGGCACGCCGATTCCGGTGTGGAAGTCCGATGACCCGGCATATCCGAGAGTCGATGTATACGGCAGCCTCGACGAGCTGGAGCGCGACTTCGGGGTGCGGCCCACCGATCTGCACCGGCCCTACATCGACGAACTCACCCGGCCCAACCCCGACGACCCGACCGGGAAGTCGACGATGCGCCGCATCGAGGACATCTTCGACGTCTGGTTCGATTCGGGCTCGATGCCGTACGCGCAGGTGCACTACCCGTTCGAGAACCAGAAGTGGTTCGACTCGCACTTCCCGGGCGATTTCATCGTCGAGTACATCGGCCAGACCCGCGGCTGGTTCTACACGCTGCACATCTTGGCCACCGCGCTGTTCGACAAGCCGGCCTTCAAAACCTGTGTGGCGCACGGGATCGTGCTCGGCAACGACGGGCAGAAGATGAGCAAGTCGCTGCGCAACTATCCCGACGTGACGGAGGTGTTCGACCGCGACGGCTCCGACGCGATGCGGTGGTTCCTGATGGCCTCGCCGATCCTGCGCGGCGGCAACCTGATCGTCACCGAACAGGGCATCCGCGATGGTGTCCGCCAGGTGCTGCTGCCGCTGTGGAACGCCTACACGTTCCTGGCGCTGTACGCGCCGAAGAAGGGCACCTGGCGCACGGACTCGAAGCATGTGCTGGATCGCTACATCTTGGCCAAGCTGGCCGTGCTGCGCGACGACCTGACCGCGTCACTCGACGTGTGTGACATCTCCGGAGCGTGCGACCAGCTTCGGCAGTTCACCGAGGCGTTGACGAATTGGTATGTGCGACGGTCGCGTTCGCGGTTCTGGGAGGAGGATCCCGACGCGATCGACACGTTGCACACCGTGCTGGAGGTGACCGGCAGGCTGGCCGCTCCGCTGTTGCCGTTGATCACTGAGGTGATCTGGCGCGGCGTGACGGGGGAGCGGTCGGTGCATCTGACCGACTGGCCCGAGGCCGGCCTGCTGCCGAAGGACGCCCGACTGGTGGCCGACATGGACCTGGTGCGCGAGGTCGCGTCGACGGGCTCGTCGCTGCGCAAGGCCAAGAAGCTGCGGGTGCGGCTGCCGCTGCCGAAACTCACTGTGGCAGTGGACAGCCCGCTGCGGCTCGACCCGTACCGTGACCTGATCGCCGACGAGCTCAACGTCAGGGCGGTCGAGCTGACCGACGACATCGCCGCCTTCGGACGCTTCGAGTTGACCGTCAACGCCAAGGTGGCGGGCCCGCGCCTCGGCAAGGACGTGCAGGCCGCGATCAAGGCCGTCAAGTCGGGCGAGGCTGTCGTCAACACCGACGGCACACTGACCGCGGGCCCCGCCGTGCTGCAACCCGAGGAGTACAGCTCGCGGCTGGTGGCCGCCGATCCCGAATGGACGGCGGCGTTGCCCGACGGGGCCGGCCTCGTGGTGCTCGACGGCACTGTGACCGAGGAGTTGGAGGCTGAGGGGTGGGCGCGCGACCTGATCCGGGAGTTCCAAGAAGCCCGGCGGCGCTTCGGCCTCGACATCGGAGATCGCATCGAGCTCGAGCTCGCTGTGCCCGACTATCCTGCGGGTTGGCGCGACGAGTTGGCAGACCTCATCTCCAATGAGCTCCTCGCGGTCCACTTCAGGATCGACCGCGACTCGAACCTGCGCTTGGGAACCCGGGACGGAGAGTGGATGACCGGCTCGGTCGGCCGCGGGTATCCGTTCCGTCTGCGGCGGGTCGACCACCGCACCACCTAG